One genomic window of Aethina tumida isolate Nest 87 chromosome 3, icAetTumi1.1, whole genome shotgun sequence includes the following:
- the LOC126264975 gene encoding protein artichoke yields MLRRVLFLFLLGVWTHPGAPCPPDTCRCKQMPYDYDKNGLFYTVVECDGYADSLVDHLDNTTRVLRFSHMNDSVEVDSLIVNLVNEFETLKTLSIADSAVGNYTFELENLNLDVLDLQFNRLQSVPEIIQNKSTIRTLDLSNNALIVLESDPFRTLRTLELLNLSANSLTAIGSDSLTGLINLKCLDLSANNLTQLDDKVLLPVTNLQYLNLSSNKLEVLNEVSFSSLTKLQQLDVSWNRLARVAPGSLELPSLARLLLAGNPALGGSREVLVGSGHRLQTVDASRTGLKQVPAALTHSIRTLRLAGNSIREVRRGDLDSYPLLQLLDFTSNELASVEEDALGRLESLSILYFTDNNIEDIPRSLPEDLKVLHLEHNTIKKVSAEDLLGLGVLEVLLLNDNKISVVEQGAFSQLTALVALDLSRNPVTILEAGCLTGPAALEVLRLSSIGIVSVAKETAFPLSTPEHLISLDLSDSPGLARQFLGDTAALAASRALQELDVSRTALQFIRNDLLHFLPQLRVLHIKHNELDCEDLGWLAVWMRSKDSSEYGDVICNSPAELWGTPLVDLPDVESTTTTTTTQSIKETADDSVEHTEFNYTDLRDLDKIDIRKKTIHFILTNNVVSELNDSSVEKLNDKKKESKESNLIAMKNIIVEDYVTKTPINKNQIIHKKKKVNKELVKDSTNFYVLGVQNITTPFYFHNFQQLPNPISENVTKTPTTEKQQDDVQISQRDKPEKEPLSSQWNPTPESSSSILHPGMMILGVTVMVTIAVLVMLTAKYSSFRRRPERLQRDDIEVSSLPGVTELW; encoded by the coding sequence ATGTTGCGTCGCGTGCTCTTCCTGTTCCTGTTGGGCGTATGGACGCATCCGGGGGCGCCTTGTCCACCGGACACCTGCAGGTGCAAGCAGATGCCGTACGATTACGATAAGAACGGGTTGTTTTATACTGTCGTCGAATGTGACGGGTATGCGGATAGTTTGGTTGATCACTTGGACAACACCACGAGGGTACTGAGATTTAGTCACATGAACGATAGTGTGGAGGTGGatagtttaattgttaatttagtgAACGAATTTGAGACACTTAAGACGCTCTCCATCGCGGACAGTGCTGTGGGTAATTATACGTTTGAATTGGAGAACTTGAATTTGGATGTGTTGGATTTGCAATTTAACCGGTTACAGTCCGTTCccgaaataattcaaaataaatcgaCGATAAGAACTTTAGATTTGTCGAATAACGCGCTAATTGTATTAGAGTCGGATCCGTTTCGGACATTGCGAACCCTAGagttgttaaatttaagtgCTAACTCACTCACCGCGATTGGCTCCGACAGTTTGACcggcttaattaatttaaagtgtcTAGACTTATCGGCAAACAATCTAACTCAACTAGACGATAAGGTCTTGCTTCCAGTTACCAATCTTCAATATTTGAATCTTAGCAGCAACAAACTCGAGGTCCTGAACGAAGTCAGTTTCAGCAGTCTGACTAAACTGCAACAGCTTGATGTGTCGTGGAACAGATTGGCGCGTGTCGCACCTGGCAGTTTAGAATTGCCCAGTTTAGCACGATTATTGCTGGCAGGAAATCCTGCCTTGGGCGGATCACGCGAGGTGCTTGTAGGAAGCGGCCACCGTTTGCAAACAGTAGACGCCTCGCGAACCGGACTCAAACAGGTGCCTGCGGCCTTGACGCATTCCATCAGAACGCTAAGACTTGCGGGTAATTCCATCAGAGAAGTGCGTCGTGGCGACCTGGATTCGTATCCTCTATTACAGTTGCTAGATTTCACGTCCAACGAATTGGCAAGCGTGGAGGAGGACGCTTTAGGAAGATTGGAATCTTTATCGATACTGTATTTCACGGACAACAACATAGAGGATATTCCCCGGAGCCTGCCGGAGGACCTTAAAGTGCTACACTTGGAGCACAATACCATAAAGAAGGTTTCGGCGGAGGATCTGCTGGGATTGGGGGTGTTGGAAGTGCTACTGCTGAACGACAATAAAATTAGCGTAGTGGAGCAGGGCGCCTTCAGTCAGCTGACTGCTCTGGTAGCCCTGGATCTTTCCAGAAATCCGGTGACAATTTTAGAGGCGGGATGCCTCACGGGACCTGCGGCGCTCGAGGTTCTCCGCCTGTCCTCCATCGGGATTGTATCAGTGGCTAAGGAGACCGCTTTTCCCCTGTCTACGCCGGAACACTTAATTTCCCTCGATTTGTCAGATAGTCCGGGACTGGCGCGACAATTTCTTGGAGACACCGCCGCCTTGGCGGCCTCCAGGGCGCTTCAGGAACTCGACGTTTCCCGCACCGCGTTACAATTTATTCGTAACGATCTGCTACATTTCCTTCCACAACTTCGGGTATTGCACATCAAACACAATGAATTAGATTGCGAGGACTTGGGTTGGCTGGCGGTGTGGATGAGGAGCAAGGATTCATCGGAGTATGGGGATGTAATTTGTAACAGTCCCGCCGAGCTTTGGGGCACCCCTCTGGTCGATTTACCTGATGTTGAATCAACGACCACTACCACAACAACTCAATCCATCAAAGAAACTGCAGACGATAGTGTAGAACACACGGAGTTTAACTATACAGATCTTCGTGATCTGGACAAGATTGACATAAGAAAGAAAACGATTCATTTTATTCTTACTAATAATGTCGTGTCTGAGCTTAATGACAGTTCTGTGGAGAAGTTAAATGACAAAAAGAAAGAAAGTAaggaaagtaatttaattgcaaTGAAGAATATAATCGTTGAGGATTATGTTACGAAAACACCAATTAACAAAAACCAGATTATACACAAAAAGAAAAAGGTGAACAAAGAATTAGTCAAGGACTCAACCAATTTTTACGTATTAGGCGTTCAGAATATTACAACTCCAttctattttcataatttccaACAACTGCCAAACCCAATAAGTGAAAATGTTACCAAAACACCGACCACCGAAAAGCAGCAAGACGATGTCCAAATCTCGCAAAGAGACAAACCGGAGAAGGAGCCACTATCGTCACAGTGGAACCCAACCCCTGAGTCATCATCCAGTATATTACATCCAGGTATGATGATCTTAGGCGTAACTGTTATGGTAACCATAGCCGTGCTCGTAATGTTGACGGCCAAGTACAGCAGCTTCAGGAGAAGGCCGGAACGATTGCAGCGCGACGACATCGAGGTCAGTAGTTTGCCCGGTGTTACGGAACTGTGGTGA